A single window of Theropithecus gelada isolate Dixy chromosome 9, Tgel_1.0, whole genome shotgun sequence DNA harbors:
- the PROSER2 gene encoding proline and serine-rich protein 2 translates to MPVTHQKSDASDMNSDTSPNCRLRAFSRGGSLESRSSSSRSRSFTLDDESLKYLTHEEKDVLLFFEETIDSLDEDFEEPVLCDGGVCCLCSPSLEESTSSPSEPEDVIDLVQPAPGAGEAKGLPEETQAAGPAPAGKEHRKQDAEAPPPPDPPAPETLSAPPPVPSTPDPPRRELRAPSPPAEHPRLLSSVPTPLVIAQKISERLAGNEALSPTSPSREGRPEEWRTPAAWGPRSRDPGPGPSRPVQPKAPRFPSNIIVTNGAAREPHRTLSRAAVSVQERRAQVLATIHGHAGAFPAAGDVGEGAPGGRSSPEQVARGQGLPGPAESLRAGGQAPRGPALANGFPSAHEALKSAPSTFAPTGKSLCFRPGPALPSARARQSFPGPRQPDGAQDWRLADSLPRPQGITVQFAGRGSSEEARREALRKLGLLRESS, encoded by the exons ATGCCTGTAACCCACCAGAAATCAGACGCATCTGACATGAACTCGGACACGTCCCCCAACTGCAGGCTCCGAGCCTTCAGCAGAGGCGGCAGCCTGGAGAGTCGAAGCAGCAGCTCTCGCTCCAGAAGCTTCACTTTG GATGATGAGAGCCTGAAGTACCTCACCCATGAGGAAAAGGACGTCCTCCTGTTTTTTGAGGAGACAATTGACTCCCTGGACGAGGACTTTGAGGAGCCAGTGCTGTGTGATGGGGGAGTGTGCTGCCTCTGCTCCCCGTCTCTGGAGGAGAGCACCTCCAGTCCCTCCGAGCCCGAAGATGTCATCGACTTAGTGCAGCCAGCACCTGGCGCCGGGGAAGCCAAGGGCCTCCCAGAGGAGACGCAGGCAGCAG GGCCTGCACCTGCCGGGAAGGAGCACAGGAAACAAGATGCTGAGGCTCCTCCACCTCCGGACCCCCCAGCTCCCGAGACCCTTTCTGCGCCACCGCCCGTGCCCAGCACCCCCGACCCCCCTAGGAGGGAGCTGCGCGCCCCTTCCCCGCCAGCGGAGCACCCCAGACTCCTGAGCTCCGTTCCCACGCCCCTCGTTATTGCGCAGAAGATTTCCGAGAGGTTGGCGGGAAATGAAGCCCTCTCGCCCACCTCCCCATCCAGGGAGGGCCGGCCCGAGGAGTGGAGGACACCAGCCGCCTGGGGGCCCCGCAGCAGAGACCCCGGTCCGGGGCCCAGTCGCCCGGTGCAGCCCAAGGCCCCCCGCTTCCCCAGCAACATCATCGTCACCAACGGCGCGGCTCGGGAGCCCCACAGGACCCTGTCCAGGGCGGCCGTCAGCGTGCAGGAGCGCAGGGCGCAGGTGCTGGCCACCATCCACGGCCACGCCGGCGCCTTCCCCGCCGCAGGGGATGTGGGCGAGGGGGCCCCGGGGGGCCGCTCCTCCCCGGAGCAGGTGGCACGTGGCCAGGGCCTGCCTGGCCCCGCTGAGAGTCTCCGGGCAGGGGGTCAGGCTCCGCGAGGCCCGGCGCTGGCCAACGGCTTCCCGAGTGCGCACGAGGCCCTGAAGAGCGCACCCAGCACCTTCGCGCCCACCGGGAAGTCCCTCTGCTTCCGCCCCGGCCCGGCCCTGCCCAGTGCGCGGGCCCGCCAGAGCTTCCCCGGGCCCCGGCAGCCCGACGGTGCCCAGGACTGGCGCCTCGCAGACTCCCTGCCCCGGCCGCAGGGCATCACCGTGCAGTTCGCAGGCCGCGGCTCCTCGGAGGAGGCGCGCAGGGAGGCGCTGCGGAAGCTGGGGCTGCTCAGGGAGAGCTCGTGA